The Hymenobacter sp. GOD-10R genome includes a window with the following:
- the mnmA gene encoding tRNA 2-thiouridine(34) synthase MnmA, giving the protein MNTTKGRVLVAMSGGIDSSVAAVLLHEQGYEVVGMTMKTWDYASAGGSKKETGCCSLDSINDARAIAVELGFPHYIIDIRDEFGDFVINNFTDEYLAGRTPNPCVLCNTHIKWDALLRRADQLGCEFIATGHYANVRLEDGRYVISKGLDENKDQSYALWGISQASLSRTLFPLGGMRKTEIYDEARRRGFTALVNKPESYEICFIPDNDYRGFLRRRVEGLEARVAGGEFILRDGTVVGKHEGYPFYTIGQRKGLGIALGFPVYVTEIRPETNQVVLGNYDELASSQTVVGKLNLGKYASLEGRGLVPSITKIRYNHDGAPAFLEQIGDKIHVYFEEPVHAITPGQAAVFYEGNDVLGGGWIERHVIGEVPVATTGATALTV; this is encoded by the coding sequence ATGAATACGACCAAAGGACGGGTGCTTGTCGCTATGAGCGGCGGCATCGACAGCTCGGTGGCAGCGGTATTGCTGCACGAGCAAGGCTACGAAGTAGTCGGCATGACTATGAAAACCTGGGACTACGCCTCGGCGGGCGGTTCCAAGAAAGAGACGGGCTGCTGCTCGCTCGACTCGATCAATGATGCGCGGGCCATTGCCGTGGAGCTAGGCTTCCCGCACTACATCATTGACATCCGCGACGAGTTCGGCGACTTCGTGATCAACAACTTCACCGACGAGTACCTCGCCGGCCGCACGCCCAACCCGTGCGTGCTCTGCAACACCCACATCAAGTGGGACGCCTTGTTGCGCCGCGCCGACCAGCTCGGCTGCGAGTTTATTGCTACCGGCCACTACGCCAACGTGCGCCTGGAAGATGGCCGCTACGTAATTAGCAAAGGGCTCGACGAGAACAAAGACCAGAGCTACGCGCTGTGGGGCATCTCACAAGCTAGCTTATCGCGCACGCTATTTCCACTAGGCGGCATGCGCAAAACCGAGATTTACGACGAGGCCCGGCGGCGTGGCTTCACCGCGCTGGTGAACAAGCCCGAGAGCTACGAAATCTGCTTTATCCCTGACAATGACTACCGTGGGTTCCTGCGGCGGCGCGTGGAAGGGCTGGAAGCGCGCGTGGCTGGCGGCGAGTTCATTTTGCGCGATGGTACCGTGGTCGGCAAGCACGAAGGCTACCCATTCTACACCATTGGGCAGCGCAAAGGCCTCGGTATTGCCTTGGGCTTTCCGGTGTACGTGACCGAAATTCGCCCCGAAACCAACCAGGTCGTGCTCGGCAACTACGACGAGCTAGCGAGCTCCCAAACGGTAGTCGGCAAGCTAAACCTAGGTAAGTACGCCTCGCTGGAAGGCCGGGGTCTGGTGCCTAGCATAACCAAGATCCGCTACAACCACGACGGCGCGCCGGCATTCCTGGAGCAGATTGGCGACAAAATCCACGTGTACTTCGAGGAGCCCGTGCACGCTATTACACCGGGCCAAGCAGCCGTCTTTTACGAAGGCAACGACGTGCTCGGCGGCGGTTGGATAGAACGGCACGTTATTGGCGAGGTTCCGGTTGCCACGACGGGTGCTACGGCGCTGACGGTCTGA
- a CDS encoding helix-turn-helix transcriptional regulator, which translates to MRHFKSISEFHRACGYPPPAHPLLSLLTCQQLLHCSFGEAPLTTDFYMISFRKMKAGGLFLYGKTSYDHEAGALSFVKPRQVMQITDLQLIEMAFVLIIHEDYLLGHPLHAEIKKYGFFDYEVNEALHLAPREEQILWDLYHQIGFEYGNNPDEYSRDIILTHLASILKYSQRFYKRQFLNRTALSGSTVARFTALLTAYFEGGKLQEEGLPTVKYLADQLNTSPRYLTDLLKQETGKTALDHLHLFLLGEAKNLLISTDNTIAQTAYQLGFNNPPYFTRLFKKEVGLTPHEYRTQFLN; encoded by the coding sequence ATGAGACATTTCAAGAGCATCAGCGAGTTTCACCGCGCCTGTGGCTACCCGCCGCCTGCGCATCCGTTATTGAGTCTGCTCACGTGCCAACAGCTGTTGCACTGTTCCTTTGGTGAGGCCCCACTGACCACGGATTTCTACATGATTAGCTTTCGGAAGATGAAAGCGGGCGGGCTTTTCCTCTACGGCAAAACCAGCTACGACCACGAGGCCGGCGCCCTGTCGTTTGTAAAGCCCCGGCAGGTGATGCAAATCACGGACTTACAGCTTATCGAGATGGCCTTCGTGCTCATCATTCACGAAGACTACCTGCTCGGGCACCCGCTGCACGCCGAAATAAAAAAGTATGGTTTCTTCGACTACGAAGTCAACGAGGCCCTGCACCTAGCCCCGCGCGAAGAGCAGATTCTCTGGGACTTGTACCACCAGATTGGTTTTGAGTATGGCAACAACCCGGACGAGTACAGCCGCGATATTATCCTAACGCACCTAGCCTCCATTCTGAAGTATTCGCAACGCTTCTACAAGCGTCAGTTTCTAAATCGCACTGCCTTATCGGGCAGCACGGTAGCCCGGTTTACGGCGTTGCTGACGGCCTATTTTGAAGGTGGAAAGCTGCAGGAAGAAGGCCTGCCAACCGTGAAATACCTAGCCGATCAGTTGAACACCTCACCCCGCTACCTCACCGATTTGCTGAAGCAGGAAACGGGCAAAACGGCGCTCGACCACTTGCATCTGTTTTTGCTAGGCGAAGCCAAAAATTTGCTTATCAGCACCGATAACACGATTGCGCAAACCGCCTACCAGCTCGGCTTCAATAATCCACCTTACTTTACGCGGCTCTTCAAAAAAGAAGTTGGCCTCACACCCCACGAGTACCGCACTCAATTCTTGAACTAG
- a CDS encoding SDR family NAD(P)-dependent oxidoreductase has translation MAKTIFITGASRGFGKLWADAFLKRGDHVVATSRNVAGLQDLADTYGAAFLPLALDITDRAQCVAAVQQAHDQFGSLDVVINNAGYGLFGAVEELSEQAVHDIIDANLLGTLWVTQAALPIMRAQGSGHIIQLSSVLGITSSPGSSIYSATKFAVEGLSEALYHEVKGFGIHVTLVEPNVFKTDFGGASAVHSQPIAAYDQVKASLYALPAFQPANYGEPQATVPAILQLVDTDNPPLRLFMGRAAYPWAQQVYAERLASWAEWQPVAEQAHG, from the coding sequence ATGGCAAAGACAATCTTCATCACCGGCGCTTCCCGCGGATTCGGTAAACTTTGGGCCGACGCTTTCTTAAAACGCGGCGATCATGTAGTCGCTACTTCCCGCAACGTGGCCGGCCTGCAGGACCTAGCCGACACCTATGGCGCGGCCTTCCTGCCCCTGGCCCTCGACATCACCGACCGTGCCCAATGCGTTGCCGCCGTGCAGCAAGCCCACGACCAGTTCGGCTCGCTCGACGTGGTGATCAACAACGCCGGCTATGGCCTATTCGGGGCCGTGGAGGAGCTGAGCGAGCAGGCCGTGCACGATATTATCGATGCCAACCTGCTAGGCACGCTCTGGGTGACGCAGGCCGCCCTTCCCATCATGCGGGCCCAGGGTAGCGGCCATATCATTCAGCTGTCCAGTGTGTTGGGGATTACCAGCTCGCCGGGCTCCAGCATCTACAGCGCCACCAAGTTTGCCGTGGAGGGCTTGAGCGAGGCCCTTTACCACGAAGTGAAAGGCTTCGGCATTCACGTCACGCTGGTCGAGCCCAACGTCTTCAAAACTGACTTTGGCGGCGCCTCCGCCGTGCACAGCCAACCCATTGCCGCCTACGACCAAGTGAAGGCCTCGCTCTATGCCTTGCCCGCTTTCCAGCCCGCCAACTATGGCGAGCCGCAGGCCACTGTGCCAGCTATCCTGCAGCTGGTCGATACGGATAACCCGCCGCTGCGCCTGTTTATGGGGCGCGCTGCCTATCCCTGGGCGCAACAAGTGTACGCCGAGCGCCTCGCTAGCTGGGCCGAGTGGCAACCCGTGGCCGAGCAAGCCCACGGCTAG
- a CDS encoding SCO family protein — MRYFTSLAQLRALTIGLVALSYLITGCTDAPATKRLPHLGEAEVTAPGDTTWPTVPTFHVLNQDSVIVTPATFAGKVYLADFFFTTCPTICPGMQRQMLRVYKQYKGNTRVAFLSHTIDPDHDTLPVLREYAGRLGITSARQWHFATAPRDSIFALARQYMVAAQLDPTAPGGAVHSGAFVLVDPQHHIRGMYDGTQPAEVDRLLQELPLLLAEFSLEAPADGR, encoded by the coding sequence ATGCGCTACTTCACATCACTGGCGCAACTGCGCGCCCTAACTATCGGGCTTGTGGCCCTCTCCTACCTCATCACAGGCTGCACTGATGCGCCTGCTACCAAGCGCCTGCCCCATCTGGGTGAGGCGGAGGTAACCGCCCCCGGTGACACCACCTGGCCCACCGTCCCGACCTTCCACGTGTTGAATCAGGACAGCGTGATAGTGACGCCGGCCACTTTCGCGGGCAAGGTATACCTAGCCGATTTCTTCTTCACGACCTGCCCAACCATTTGCCCCGGCATGCAGCGGCAGATGCTGCGCGTGTACAAGCAATACAAGGGTAATACACGGGTGGCGTTTCTCTCCCATACCATCGACCCCGACCACGACACGCTGCCGGTGCTACGCGAGTATGCCGGGCGCCTAGGTATTACCAGTGCCCGGCAGTGGCACTTTGCCACGGCTCCGCGCGACTCCATCTTTGCGTTGGCCCGGCAGTACATGGTGGCGGCCCAACTAGACCCCACCGCTCCCGGCGGGGCCGTGCACAGCGGCGCCTTCGTGCTGGTAGATCCGCAGCATCACATCCGGGGTATGTACGACGGCACCCAGCCGGCCGAGGTAGACCGGCTCTTGCAAGAGTTGCCCCTGTTACTGGCCGAATTTAGCCTGGAAGCTCCAGCTGACGGCCGCTAG
- a CDS encoding helix-turn-helix transcriptional regulator: MKPDSLADFYAACAPNAEAVTGVLPPPDMTQGVGHFNVFSLADLPQAPPMPFTRRAYHKITLCRSRSQVEYADRDPHCASNTLFLVTPRVPYRWLPLTETPQGYSCLFDDAFLLPARAGIVVAELPIFQPEAYPVWEATEAECAAVEAIFHKMAHELTSGYAYKHDLLRTYLWELIHLVQKLQPAPARLNTHSAAERVAAQFADLLERQFPRQSPQPPLSLRTAADYATQLAVHVNHLNRVLKEATGHTTTTLLSQRLTQEAKLLLRQTSWSISEVADSLGFADVAHFCTFFKRHTTQTPGDFRSSVVFEI; the protein is encoded by the coding sequence ATGAAACCAGATTCCCTAGCCGACTTTTATGCTGCGTGCGCTCCCAATGCGGAGGCGGTAACTGGCGTCTTGCCACCGCCGGATATGACGCAGGGAGTCGGCCATTTTAATGTCTTTTCGTTAGCCGACCTCCCTCAAGCGCCCCCTATGCCCTTTACCCGGCGGGCTTACCACAAGATTACGCTCTGCCGCAGCCGCAGCCAGGTGGAATATGCAGACCGGGACCCGCACTGCGCGTCCAACACCTTGTTTCTGGTAACCCCGCGCGTGCCCTATCGATGGCTACCGCTTACGGAAACGCCCCAGGGATATAGCTGCCTCTTCGACGACGCCTTTCTGCTACCCGCCCGAGCCGGGATAGTAGTGGCCGAACTACCGATTTTTCAGCCCGAGGCCTACCCAGTGTGGGAGGCAACCGAGGCCGAGTGCGCCGCGGTCGAAGCCATTTTTCACAAGATGGCGCACGAGCTCACCTCCGGCTACGCCTACAAGCACGACCTATTGCGCACCTATTTGTGGGAATTGATTCATCTGGTGCAGAAACTACAGCCCGCGCCTGCCCGGCTGAACACGCACAGCGCGGCCGAACGGGTAGCGGCCCAGTTCGCCGACTTGCTGGAGCGCCAGTTTCCCCGCCAAAGCCCGCAGCCGCCGCTCTCCCTGCGCACCGCCGCCGACTATGCCACCCAACTGGCCGTGCACGTCAACCACCTCAATCGGGTACTGAAAGAGGCGACGGGCCACACCACCACGACCCTGCTGAGCCAGCGCCTGACGCAAGAAGCCAAACTATTGCTGCGGCAAACAAGCTGGAGCATTTCGGAGGTTGCCGATAGCCTAGGCTTTGCCGACGTGGCGCACTTCTGCACTTTCTTTAAGCGCCACACGACCCAAACGCCGGGTGATTTTCGCAGCTCGGTTGTGTTTGAAATCTAA
- a CDS encoding SDR family oxidoreductase produces the protein MENKKIALVSGGNKGIGLAIVRGLLQAGCRVYLGTRQVANGQQTAAELAAEGDILVIELDLTSQATLDAAAARIKREVGHLDILVNNAGINAEGDGLPSEATLQSVEQVMKTNFLGTLAATQAFLPLLRRAAAGRIVNVSSPLGSLTLSGQNDWGLLGYSASKAALNMLTVQLAQELRATAIKVNSANPGYTATDLNGFAGTDTPEQGAAEAIRLALLPANGPTGTSSSATAALPW, from the coding sequence ATGGAGAACAAGAAAATCGCGCTGGTTTCCGGCGGCAACAAAGGCATTGGATTAGCGATTGTGCGGGGGCTGCTACAGGCGGGCTGCCGGGTCTATCTGGGAACCCGCCAGGTGGCGAACGGTCAGCAAACCGCTGCTGAGCTAGCCGCCGAAGGAGACATATTAGTCATTGAGTTGGACCTGACGAGCCAAGCGACGCTCGACGCGGCCGCCGCGCGCATCAAGCGTGAGGTAGGCCACCTCGACATCCTGGTAAACAACGCAGGTATCAATGCAGAAGGAGACGGCCTGCCGAGTGAAGCGACGCTCCAAAGCGTAGAGCAGGTAATGAAGACTAATTTTCTAGGTACACTGGCGGCTACTCAGGCCTTTTTGCCGCTGCTCCGGCGGGCTGCGGCAGGGCGCATTGTCAACGTATCCAGTCCACTAGGCTCGCTTACCCTCAGTGGGCAGAACGACTGGGGCTTGCTAGGGTACTCGGCCTCGAAAGCCGCGCTGAACATGCTCACCGTGCAATTGGCCCAGGAGCTGCGCGCAACGGCCATCAAAGTCAACTCGGCCAACCCCGGCTACACGGCCACCGACCTGAACGGCTTTGCGGGCACGGATACCCCTGAGCAAGGAGCCGCGGAGGCCATCCGGCTGGCCCTGCTCCCCGCCAATGGTCCTACCGGCACGAGTTCTTCTGCTACGGCTGCCCTACCCTGGTGA
- a CDS encoding glycoside hydrolase family 76 protein: MRTNDSTCHPANLTTVPAGRKQQTSRFILPAATLLLSLLAGCQKEDFHDTLGASLPSTQVSSSAVVAKSEALLALSSYDNKYYNQYGTYGPSFKANYWFDIAKTKRMDFWTQAEAIETVIDAYNVNPTPEYKNKIQYLYNGMRDAYGLLWSSNEFNDDVIWGSLMCVRAYEIWNDGGMLDMARQNFDLVWARGWDTTLGGGLWWKTDKLSKNTCVNAPAAICAMRLYKATGNTAYRDKAKLIMDWLASRMYVASTGEVKGAMNQAGQITEGSLLYTQGTFIGAANELRPYYTSPDYRAMGLKAMDYASNSLSKSPGGILQDEDAVLDIQGGKSIFARWACIFVKETGTAATYGPWLDLNATQAWSIRNSNGIMWNLWSTRTSDTDNLNSWRTNGGVSMMLNLYRFR; the protein is encoded by the coding sequence ATGCGTACGAACGATTCTACTTGCCACCCCGCGAACCTTACCACGGTGCCCGCCGGGCGAAAGCAGCAAACTAGTCGATTTATCTTACCCGCTGCTACCTTGCTCTTGAGCCTGCTCGCGGGCTGCCAAAAGGAGGACTTCCACGATACCCTAGGGGCAAGTTTGCCATCCACTCAAGTAAGCTCGTCGGCGGTAGTGGCTAAGAGCGAAGCCCTGTTGGCTTTGAGCAGCTATGATAACAAGTATTATAACCAGTACGGAACCTACGGCCCCTCATTCAAAGCCAACTACTGGTTCGATATCGCCAAAACCAAGCGGATGGACTTCTGGACCCAAGCCGAGGCCATCGAAACCGTTATCGATGCTTACAATGTGAATCCCACCCCCGAATACAAAAACAAAATCCAGTACCTCTACAACGGCATGCGCGATGCGTACGGCTTACTATGGAGCAGCAACGAGTTCAACGACGACGTCATTTGGGGCTCGCTGATGTGTGTCCGCGCTTACGAAATCTGGAACGATGGGGGCATGCTCGACATGGCCCGCCAGAACTTTGACTTGGTGTGGGCCAGAGGCTGGGACACCACGCTAGGCGGTGGCTTGTGGTGGAAAACCGATAAGCTGTCGAAAAACACCTGCGTCAACGCCCCAGCCGCTATTTGCGCCATGCGGCTATACAAAGCCACCGGTAATACCGCCTACCGCGACAAAGCCAAGCTAATCATGGACTGGCTGGCCTCTCGCATGTACGTGGCCTCTACGGGGGAAGTGAAAGGTGCTATGAACCAGGCGGGCCAAATCACGGAAGGCTCCTTGTTGTATACGCAAGGCACTTTTATTGGGGCGGCCAATGAACTGCGCCCCTACTACACTAGCCCCGACTACCGGGCCATGGGCCTTAAGGCCATGGACTATGCCAGCAACAGTTTGTCAAAATCGCCCGGTGGCATCTTGCAGGATGAAGACGCAGTGCTGGACATTCAGGGCGGGAAGTCCATTTTTGCGCGGTGGGCCTGCATTTTTGTAAAGGAAACCGGCACCGCCGCCACGTATGGCCCCTGGCTGGACCTAAATGCGACCCAAGCGTGGTCAATCCGCAACTCGAACGGGATTATGTGGAATCTGTGGAGCACACGCACCTCCGACACGGATAATCTGAACTCGTGGCGCACCAACGGTGGCGTGTCCATGATGCTCAACCTGTACCGCTTCCGCTAG
- a CDS encoding PNGase F N-terminal domain-containing protein, which translates to MRYLFLFACLLFAVASVAQQRAIVTYEVKYHGKEVPGGRLKLVIDGQRAHLQRVADTKAREQLYLDYAANRTMQVLTLQDNAHVTQLKEFKEYEQPELLPGTETILGYPCKKAKVIIRSNTVEVWYTNALPLKGTPIGVTPGLGLVLKMVRNGEQETIATQIQTSKVKSTDLDWPTPAQMGPVVDAATYNQQVIESRFKTVSVFDREQLSFGNNPPNSAEGQTNLTYHYAAGTVILKKIRVPEYLAGTQVFAELTQYSNGDAYDRTGSVFMIPLDKQQSFLNGLQQGVKALPVYKEKYQGVVATDQYLPPLELMRFFTPFGVRKYNAASTIKGYTWADSAVFRQDLTELHSRLQGDVWIGVFIGNYDKGGHIVSLRLKYYPGSGEENQKLGQVVLPLFNTTNLMEMAGQEYGTMFEHDSLTVTVDIPPGLKNLQLRYITTGHGGWGGGDEFNQKLNELFVDGKRVYHFIPWRTDCGTYRLLNPSSGNFGTGMSSSDLSRSNWCPGSLTPPVYIPLPDLPAGKHTFKVAIPLGKREGSAFSAWNVSGCLLGTTEGGPRPSTK; encoded by the coding sequence ATGAGATACCTATTCCTGTTTGCCTGCCTGTTGTTTGCCGTTGCGAGTGTTGCCCAGCAGCGTGCTATTGTTACCTACGAGGTAAAATACCACGGTAAGGAAGTGCCCGGAGGCCGCCTGAAGTTAGTTATTGACGGACAGCGGGCGCACCTGCAAAGAGTCGCTGATACGAAGGCACGGGAACAGCTGTATCTGGACTACGCCGCCAATCGCACCATGCAGGTACTCACCTTGCAGGACAATGCCCACGTCACGCAGCTAAAAGAGTTCAAGGAGTATGAACAGCCGGAACTGCTGCCAGGCACGGAGACCATCCTAGGGTACCCGTGCAAGAAGGCCAAAGTGATTATCCGCTCCAATACGGTGGAGGTATGGTACACCAACGCCCTGCCCCTGAAAGGCACCCCTATTGGCGTCACGCCGGGCCTAGGGCTGGTCCTGAAAATGGTCCGCAACGGAGAGCAGGAAACCATTGCCACCCAAATTCAGACCAGCAAGGTAAAAAGCACCGACCTCGACTGGCCCACTCCCGCCCAGATGGGCCCCGTGGTCGATGCGGCTACCTATAACCAGCAGGTGATTGAAAGCCGATTTAAGACCGTATCGGTTTTCGATCGGGAACAGCTTTCCTTCGGGAATAACCCGCCAAACTCAGCGGAAGGGCAAACCAACCTCACCTACCACTACGCCGCAGGCACGGTGATCCTGAAGAAGATCCGGGTGCCCGAGTACCTAGCTGGCACGCAGGTGTTTGCAGAACTGACCCAGTATTCCAATGGCGACGCGTATGACCGTACGGGTTCGGTGTTTATGATTCCACTGGATAAGCAGCAATCTTTTTTGAACGGGTTGCAACAAGGCGTAAAAGCCTTGCCCGTGTACAAAGAAAAGTATCAAGGAGTGGTGGCAACCGACCAGTATCTGCCCCCGCTGGAGCTAATGCGGTTTTTTACGCCGTTTGGCGTGCGTAAGTACAACGCAGCTTCGACGATCAAAGGCTATACCTGGGCAGACTCGGCCGTATTTCGGCAAGACCTGACCGAGCTTCACTCCCGCTTGCAGGGCGACGTTTGGATCGGCGTGTTCATTGGCAACTACGACAAAGGCGGGCATATCGTGAGCCTGCGCCTGAAATACTATCCCGGCAGTGGGGAAGAAAATCAAAAGCTAGGTCAGGTGGTGCTCCCCCTCTTCAACACCACCAACCTGATGGAGATGGCCGGTCAGGAATACGGTACCATGTTCGAGCATGACTCCCTGACCGTAACCGTCGATATTCCGCCGGGGCTGAAGAACCTCCAGCTACGCTATATCACCACCGGCCACGGAGGTTGGGGTGGCGGCGATGAGTTCAACCAGAAGCTGAATGAGCTCTTTGTCGATGGGAAACGGGTATATCATTTCATTCCCTGGCGAACCGATTGTGGCACGTATCGGCTGCTCAACCCTTCTTCCGGCAACTTTGGCACTGGCATGTCTTCTTCCGACCTAAGCCGCTCCAACTGGTGCCCCGGTAGCTTAACCCCACCGGTGTACATCCCCCTACCCGACTTACCCGCTGGTAAGCATACATTCAAAGTTGCTATTCCGCTCGGGAAACGAGAAGGCAGTGCGTTTAGCGCCTGGAATGTATCGGGTTGTCTGCTCGGAACAACGGAAGGAGGACCTAGGCCAAGCACCAAGTAA